TCAAGAGTTTGACTATTGTGTGAAGCAGCAGTCAGGGAAACACGAGAACTCAGCATTAAGGACTAAAAAATGAGTGCggactgaacaaaaaaaaagaagtgtataCAATCAAAAGTGGGGAAGCGAAGTCTAATATAAATTTTGCATTctgcatttttactttttttacccATGCTACAGAGCCTGAGCTAAATTGGTTAGATTCAACTTCACAGTATTTAGCAACAGCACTCTAGCTGCAAGTTCCAAACTTCTGAAAGATGTTACTCTAAGAATAGGGGCATATGTAACACTAGgacggaatcgaacctccgatcaatcttGCTTCTACCtagagcggaacctcttactgcTTGCGCTACACCGCCAGCATACTTATAATAATCCTTACGCATGCGTCCATTATTTGTTGCACATTTGTGAGCAAAGTGAAAGATGTAAGAACTGTGATATTCAAGCTAAATTAATTGGTAAATGATACGAATAATTGCGATTCCTCTATCTACTAATTTGCTGCAATTTTTACGAACGTAAATTAATTACAAACGTTACAACATATGTATATCATGATAGCAGAAATTTTCATCTTGCGACGTCGTTCACGCTTTGCTGCTCACCCTATTAGGGCTTCTGTTAGCGGTGTCCCTGGGAATAGAATTCGTTCAGAAACCAATTCGAAGAATAATCAATGCTTCAATCTTGGAGTCCTTTTAGCCAATGGCGAATTTTGACCAGCTTAATTCTGTATAGTTTCGTCATGAGAGCAATAGTGAAAAGTTAGAGTAGTGACAActtgagaaatagaaaagcgTTTTTTACAGGCGACGGAGTTATGGATGTTGAGGAGTACATCGATGGCATGAATGTTTACGGGATGAAGCGTTCGGACTGCAAGGAAGCTTTTCAGAAGTTCGCAGTGGTCAGTGAATCCCTTTTTTTACACTGCACTTCCTAATTTTCGCCAATCATTCCGCCTAAATTTAAGGGCGAACACGGAGCATCAATCCCAAAGATCAACCAGGAATTGTGGTCTCGTTATTTCCACGAGCTTTTTTATTCGACAGACAGAAACGCACTTGGCAACCATCTTTTCGGCATCTGTGATTTCTAAACTGCAAAACCTCCTTCTGCTTTAGATTTCTAGTTTGTTCGCAATTAATTCTGCTACTTTTCTTAGATACAAATCGTGTTTATATCTATAACAAATATCAGCACATAGCCATAATAAAGCAACCGGATGCAAGATACAATGCACAAAACAGTCAAATTCGTATCACATACCAATTTGGCAAAGATCATATTTGGACAGGGCTTGAAAGCTTGAAAGATATCACAAGTGTACAAATAGAAAGGCATTAAATGAAGGCACTGCCCAGCTGTCTTGGCTAGAAATTATTAAGTAATTAATACATAAAAATTACCGGTAAACATTGAGGATTTTGGCAAGAATAGCACACAAGCAAGTAGGCGCCTTGAAAACGAGTCACGAGTAAAAGAGTACCAGTCACGACAAGGCTACTTCTTTGGAGATTTTGCGACAGAGAGTGTACAACACAACAGAGGGATGAAGCATTTAGTACATATGAGAACGAATGCGAACAACAGGCAGACACCTATCGCCACTTCGACAGCAACAGTGAAGGCCTCCACGGGTGTGTTGATCCCGTTTAACCACTGTCGAGGGTCCAGAGACGACAAGAACAGCTCGGCCCCTCGCTCATTGCACCTAAACCTAGATTTTTCCCACAGCTCAGCTACAGGTGAACGTTTGCGACTCACCCTGCACACTCTCCTTTCCCACTCTGCCAGCGATGAGCGACTCGGTAGCTGTTGAGGCTTTGTGCCTCATATCTGGAAACATGCACAGAAACTTAGCTTACTCAAAAATCAAGCTTTCAGCAGCTAAAGAACATCACAGACATGAGTATCTCGTGAAAGGCTACTGTTGTCACAACTACGAGTTAGTTAAATATTTTAGTTGCAACATTTTCAGTTTCTCGCCCCCGTTTTCACTTTTCCCTTCAATTTTGCTTCTTCACTTTGCACTTTTACACTTATTTTTACAACCTTCCCGAATCGGAAACGGATCTCAACTTGCAGCAATATTTGTGTTCATCATCAGGTTTACTTTGGCAGGAACTGGTGACTGATTTACCTATTCTAGCTCTTGAATGATTAGGGAGTGGGAGAATTCACTGAGTTCTACATATATCGATGTAATCGTGATCGATTCCCAcgtcaaaaacaaatgaaaaagttgaaagcgACTTACGACCCCCAACCGATGTATCAGTTCACTTTTCTAGTCTATCCTAACAAACAAATCTCGTAAAGACTTATCGACCGTCGATAAGTCTACGAGATTTAAATGTTAGGATAGACTAGAAATAgtcgagggatgaaaggttcgTTTGGCCGGGGAGATTCGAGGGCGAGACTATCGAATGCCAATCCTTGAGAAAAACTTCCTACtcttgcgctacacccgctttCATCCTCACAATAAACTCACCTAAACCATTTGCACCTCTCTCCCTCCACATCACCGGACGGGTGAAAGCACACATATCGACTGCTGTTGATCGAAGAGGGAATGGATATTATCGATCTGTAGTCACGCAACTTTGAACCCTCCACTGaaagttttgttgtttacttCACTATGGTTTTCAAAGATAATCATGCATTACCTTGAACTGAGAAAGCCATGTCGATCTGATCCTTCTTCTccgatgaaaaaatatttcctatcAGAGTACCCTTCGTTCCCTAAACCACTCGTTAAATGTTTTCAGAATGAATTTAGAAGCCTTTCAGACTCACCAGAAACGAAATGTTCAAGTATCGATTACTCTCACGATCAACTTGAATACGCCCATCAAAAGATTCCATCTGCGAGATGTGACGCAGCATATGAGGACGGGTTTCAGAAGTTATATACACCTGCAACACTTAGAGTGCTTTTTATACAACTGTTCGCTCATTGCACCCAGAtactccaaaaaagaaaacaaaacagaatacAGATGTCAACTTGGAGAAATGATAAGcagcaaggaagaaaaataaaggaagaccCTTCACGACGCAATagaaaaccttcaaaacaGTTTCAAGTTCAAAAGAGAAGCGAATTCAAAAGAACCGTttagtcttcttcttcttttggcTTAGAACTTGCTTTGGAACTGCCTTCGCATCCATAAAACTTTGTCATAAGACCGTATTGAAACTAACCAGCACACTAGTTCCTTCAGCGTGTTCAACCCTCACGTTTCGACCTTGATATACTGCTGTTTCTACCCAAGGATCACTAGTTAGGGCTCGACCTTAAAGTGAGCGTAGGTCAATGATCCAACAGCACTCTTTGTTGGCTTACCGAGATCGTAATTCTCCTCGATGTCGTTTCCAGAAACGAGCACCATTTGTTCTCCATTTATTGTGGAAGTATACTGCTGTTGCTTGCAATCGGCAACATTCACGTGCTTAAATAGTTACGAAGTACTCACTTATCTCCTTCTCGGCATCAGCTTCTTCTTTCTCGGCCCACGGTAAGTAGGGTTTTTCATCAGCGTAAAGGTGGAACATCAGGTGTTTTTCAGAAACATTTTTGGGTTATCGAAAGCGAATCTCatcagttttcctttttcaaatccCAAAATGAACTGTACAATTTACAATCTCAGAGTACATTTTATATTCGAGAACATATGTATGTTTGCCATCCATAAGCGCCATCACTCAGAAAATCAACCTTCCGTACcgttttctggagaaaaaaaactgttttcaatCTCTGAAATTCTGCTGCCCTCCATTATTCTGATCTCCATGACATCAATATAAATTAGGGCAGACACGTTTTGTTCCATATTGCAGAATTGCTAAGAGAAAATTCGTGATCGCCTTCTCACCAGATCTGTATTTTCACGGATCTTATTGAGGGCTCAAGGAACCTACATGTGCCTGTTTTATTTTGACGTTTCCATTCCTGATGTCCCATTTCCCTTCCGAATACCTCATCCAACCAAGCTTCTCAAGGTTGCTCTCTCCAACTTCATTAATAGAGATATAGCCACGGATTTCATGAGTTCCTGAAAAACTTTAACAATAGTCTCGAAGCACTTTTGAGGATTGACTGAGAGCTAcgcatttctcttttctgtatTGTAGGCTCGAGAACATTCAGTGATTCAAGTAGTTCGGATTAAGCTTTATAAACTAGCTAATACGTTTTTAAAGGAATGCAACTCTGtatcgcttaaaggcatcacaccacgaatctgaggtggtgcagatttcaggtggagtattcgtatacgggatgggagactatagaggggggggggggagggtggttccgtccatttcttcctaattgccgtaaaaaacaagatgcggcgccgtacaaggctggtgcgctctgatcgaactccctgtagaaaatagcgcgccagaacgcctgaagccgcatcttccgggccgttttttacggcaattaggaagaaaaggacggaatcacccccctctccatagtctcccaccccgtatacgaatactcaacctgaaatccgtaccacttcagattcgtggagtgatgtctttaaagtgatgagcatagaaaaaaaacggaagaggATAGAAGTTCATTCAAACGAGTCAACTACACATAAACTTTATTTGGGATTGGACCATATGAAACAacgtttcatttatttgcctCCATTTTGCGTTGTCCTTCCAATGTTAGACATACAGAAGTACCTTCGTTTTCACTGATTTACAGCACTAGAGACAAAAGCATATCATTATTCGGTACCTATTAAGAATAATTTCTCAAATATGCGAAAGTCTAGGTCGCAGATTTGCGAGAATATTGGATTCAGCATAAATCTAACTTCTTCAGATTTAAATTTCCACTAGAATCGGAGTGTTTAGCTTGATTTATGGGCATGAAACTGTGGTTACCTTCTCTGAGGAAGTACATCCCTGGCTGCAGCTCTCTGTTTGGACGACTTCCAGTTACTACCATCTCTATCTTACTTCTGCCATTGAAATCAAACTTCGAAAGACCGCGGTTCAAAGGCACCTCCACGACCTCCTCAGAAGTTTTACGCCATTGCTTATTGAAGCGGTCATAGATGCTGTATCTGTGATTCGAACCAGTAATACCAAACAGATGAAGTGGAACATTCGTTTCTCACCTAAAGACAAGAATCGTGGCTGGCTGACTTAT
This is a stretch of genomic DNA from Necator americanus strain Aroian chromosome II, whole genome shotgun sequence. It encodes these proteins:
- a CDS encoding hypothetical protein (NECATOR_CHRII.G6226.T1), producing MRSILWLYLVTGIRSKIVDDLPHCSRSTVMEGEIREYDNMGRPKIYSSVQLSMALHELSCMTIRTNGSESSILHTLEFLRLEQHHPVSGMYQFGIPKITSACICDCAGGDAPCKMEHYNYRNCSSGVLCYRTYHPVQSNVGCIVEQKSEACCELRIEPFKDWVFTAIKISQPATILVFSIYDRFNKQWRKTSEEVVEVPLNRGLSKFDFNGRSKIEMVVTGSRPNRELQPGMYFLREGTHEIRGYISINEVGESNLEKLGWMRYSEGKWDIRNGNVKIKQAHHVNVADCKQQQYTSTINGEQMVLVSGNDIEENYDLGRALTSDPWVETAVYQGRNVRVEHAEGTSVLVYITSETRPHMLRHISQMESFDGRIQVDRESNRYLNISFLGTKGTLIGNIFSSEKKDQIDMAFSVQVEGSKLRDYRSIISIPSSINSSRYVCFHPSGDVEGERCKWFRYEAQSLNSYRVAHRWQSGKGECAGCNERGAELFLSSLDPRQWLNGINTPVEAFTVAVEVAIGVCLLFAFVLICTKCFIPLLCCTLSVAKSPKK
- a CDS encoding hypothetical protein (NECATOR_CHRII.G6226.T2) — translated: MRSILWLYLVTGIRSKIVDDLPHCSRSTVMEGEIREYDNMGRPKIYSSVQLSMALHELSCMTIRTNGSESSILHTLEFLRLEQHHPVSGMYQFGIPKITSACICDCAGGDAPCKMEHYNYRNCSSGVLCYRTYHPVQSNVGCIVEQKSEACCELRIEPFKDWVFTAIKISQPATILVFRYSIYDRFNKQWRKTSEEVVEVPLNRGLSKFDFNGRSKIEMVVTGSRPNRELQPGMYFLREGTHEIRGYISINEVGESNLEKLGWMRYSEGKWDIRNGNVKIKQAHHVNVADCKQQQYTSTINGEQMVLVSGNDIEENYDLGRALTSDPWVETAVYQGRNVRVEHAEGTSVLVYITSETRPHMLRHISQMESFDGRIQVDRESNRYLNISFLGTKGTLIGNIFSSEKKDQIDMAFSVQVEGSKLRDYRSIISIPSSINSSRYVCFHPSGDVEGERCKWFRYEAQSLNSYRVAHRWQSGKGECAGCNERGAELFLSSLDPRQWLNGINTPVEAFTVAVEVAIGVCLLFAFVLICTKCFIPLLCCTLSVAKSPKK